A window of the Salvelinus alpinus chromosome 25, SLU_Salpinus.1, whole genome shotgun sequence genome harbors these coding sequences:
- the LOC139553789 gene encoding mitogen-activated protein kinase kinase kinase 7-like, which yields MLETPPGYPFEEIEYEDIEVEEVVGRGTFGVVFKAKWKGKDVAIKTIESESERKAFVVELRQLSRVNHPNIVKLYGSCDNPVCLVMEYAEGGSLYNVLHGAEPLPQYSASHAMSWCLQCAQGVSYLHAMKPKALIHRDLKPPNLLLVQGGTVLKICDFGTACDIQTHMTNNKGSAAWMAPEVFEGNNYSEKCDVFSWGIILWEGITRRKPFDEIGGSAFCIMWAVHRGTRPPLIKDLPEPIENLMTHCWDKDPAQRPSMEEVRNTMASLMKYFPGSDEPLQYPHQCPGNSRSGSSSATSTGSYADNTINSYRTESNMEHRTNCQGRDDTLKSIEARFPLQFKQSKGGTLRPSLPSSRRASVESLPDRERTQSPAPTEIKVQCAGQSGPELRVPISPTDINGLDSSIPMAYLTLNHQLQPLAPFSNSKESMAVFEQHCRMAQEYLKVQTEIALLTQRKKELISELHQDERQQQNTSRLIQEHTKLLDENKSLSTYFHICKNKLERIQSQQQTS from the exons ATGCTTGAGACACCTCCTGGTTATCCCTTCGAAGAGATAGAATATGAGGACATAGAAGTTGAAGAG GTTGTTGGCAGAGGGACATTTGGAGTTGTCTTCAAGGCTAAATGGAAAGGCAAAGATGTGGCCATCAAGACCATAGAGAGTGAATCTGagaggaaagcttttgtagtagAG CTCCGCCAGCTTTCTAGAGTAAATCACCCAAATATTGTCAAGCTCTATGGCTCATGTGATAATCCA gtgtgtcttgttatgGAATATGCTGAGGGTGGCTCCTTATACAATG TGCTGCATGGAGCTGAGCCCCTGCCCCAGTACAGTGCATCCCACGCTATGAgctggtgtctgcagtgtgctcaGGGTGTATCCTATCTCCACGCCATGAAACCCAAGGCCCTCATTCACAGAGACCTCAAACCACCCAA TCTGCTACTTGTACAGGGTGGCACAGTGTTGAAGATCTGCGACTTTGGGACAGCCTGTGACATCCAGACACACATGACCAACAACAAAGGAAGTGCAGCCTGGATGGCACCAGAAGTGTTTGAAGGCAA TAACTACAGTGAGAAGTGTGATGTGTTCAGCTGGGGCATCATCCTGTGGGAGGGGATCACTCGTCGAAAGCCCTTTGATGAGATTGGAGGATCGGCCTTCTGCATCATGTGGGCCGTGCACAGAG GGACTCGGCCCCCCCTGATAAAGGACCTCCCGGAGCCCATCGAGAATCTGATGACACACTGCTGGGACAAAGACCCTGCCCAGAGGCCCTCCATGGAGGAGGTCAGGAACACCATGGCAAGCCTCATGAAG TACTTCCCAGGCTCTGATGAGCCTCTCCAGTACCCTCACCAGTGTCCAGGCAACAGTAGGAGTGGCTCATCCTCAGCCACAAGCACAG GTTCCTATGCAGACAACACTATCAACAGCTACCGAACTGAAAGCAACATGGAACACAGAACAAACTGTCAAGGGAGAGATGACACCCTGAAAAGCATTGAAGCTAGATTTCCACTTCAGTTCAAACAATCAAAG GGGGGAACATTACGCCCCAGCCTGCCCTCGTCCAGAAGGGCTAGTGTGGAGAGCCTGCCTGATCGTGAGCGTACCCAGAGTCCTGCTCCCACTGAGATCAAAGTGCAATGTGCTGGCCAATCGGGGCCAGAACTGAGGGTGCCTATCAGTCCCACAG ATATAAATGGTTTGGACAGCTCCATCCCCATGGCTTATCTGACACTGAATCACCAGCTGCAG CCCCTGGCCCCATTCTCTAACTCCAAAGAGTCCATGGCTGTGTTTGAGCAGCACTGCAGAATGGCCCAGGAGTACCTTAAAGTGCAGACTGAAATCGCCCTTCTCACCCAAAGAAA GAAGGAGCTGATCTCTGAGCTGCACCAGGATGAGAGGCAGCAGCAGAACACGTCCCGTCTGATTCAGGAACACACCAAACTGTTGGACGAGAACAAGAGTCTCTCCACCTACTTTCACATTTGTAAGAACAAGCTGGAGCGGATCCAGAGTCAGCAACAGACGAGTTAG